The proteins below are encoded in one region of Trueperaceae bacterium:
- a CDS encoding DNA recombination/repair protein RecA produces the protein MNEQRKRALDGTILQIERQFGKGAIMRLGSEGVNLDLGVISTGSLGVDLALGVGGVPRGRII, from the coding sequence ATGAACGAACAACGGAAACGGGCCTTGGACGGCACCATCCTGCAGATCGAGCGTCAGTTCGGTAAGGGCGCGATCATGCGGTTGGGTAGTGAGGGTGTGAATCTGGACCTGGGGGTGATTTCGACCGGGAGCCTGGGGGTGGACTTGGCTCTCGGTGTCGGGGGTGTGCCGCGGGGTCGGATCATC